In Leifsonia sp. ZF2019, a genomic segment contains:
- a CDS encoding TetR/AcrR family transcriptional regulator, whose product MTRIPPAARRTALLHAALRVVARDGVAAATTRRIVAEAGMPLASFHYVFSSRDELMAELVELAVAGEQSDLAPAFDPPPGDLRAAIRSGLQHYLDGVRADPDREKAMFELTQWALREPGFEPLARRQYERYYEVAEHAAADAARLTGSSWRLPLPQIARLLVTLTDGMTVAWLATRDDAAATAAMDFAADALAGLAATAPLAPTAPLAPTAPLAPTAPPASPSPSLLPNAGAR is encoded by the coding sequence ATGACGCGCATCCCGCCCGCCGCTCGTCGCACCGCCCTCCTCCACGCTGCCCTCCGCGTGGTGGCTCGGGACGGCGTCGCCGCTGCGACCACGCGGCGGATCGTCGCCGAGGCCGGCATGCCGCTCGCCAGCTTCCACTATGTGTTCTCCTCACGGGACGAGCTCATGGCCGAACTGGTCGAGCTGGCCGTCGCGGGGGAGCAGTCGGATCTGGCCCCGGCCTTCGACCCGCCGCCCGGCGACCTCCGCGCCGCGATCCGGAGCGGGCTGCAGCACTACCTCGACGGCGTGCGCGCCGACCCGGACCGCGAGAAGGCCATGTTCGAGCTGACCCAGTGGGCGCTGCGCGAGCCGGGGTTCGAGCCGCTGGCCCGCCGACAGTACGAGCGCTACTACGAGGTCGCGGAGCACGCGGCCGCCGACGCGGCCCGGCTCACCGGGAGCAGCTGGCGCCTCCCGCTGCCCCAGATCGCCCGTCTGCTCGTCACGCTCACCGATGGGATGACCGTCGCCTGGCTCGCGACCCGCGACGACGCGGCGGCCACCGCCGCCATGGACTTCGCCGCCGACGCCCTCGCCGGGCTCGCGGCGACCGCACCACTCGCACCGACCGCACCACTCGCACCGACCGCACCACTCGCACCGACCGCACCACCCGCGTCACCCTCCCCGTCCCTCCTCCCGAACGCAGGTGCCCGATGA
- a CDS encoding alanine racemase has protein sequence MDLTTPPTPAQRTWTTPDVFWPSLSAATARLDPALAVLHLPALRHNAHDMLRRANRKPIRVASKSVRVRSVLDAVLALPGYAGVLAYTLPEALWLAEGDAEHAPIEDVVVGYPTADRAAIARLAQSPELAARVTLMVDSVAHLDLIDSVVPPAERETIRLCLELDSSWDAPVLGHIGVYRSPLHSVEQVRTVAEAIVRRPGFALVGMMGYEAQIAGQGDNPAGRPAWGATLRWMQRNSQDELLARRGEAVAAVRGLAELEFVNGGGTGSLEFTSRDDAVTEIAAGSGLFGGHLFDTYTGFRPAPAAAFALAVVRRPGPEIATLLGGGWIASGPPGADRMPKVVWPTGLSMVDREMAGEVQTPLTGAAAGVLRIGDRVWLRHTKSGELSEHVDVFHLVDTVDGRAAVVGETPSYRGEGKVFL, from the coding sequence ATGGATCTGACCACCCCTCCCACCCCCGCCCAGCGCACCTGGACGACGCCCGACGTGTTCTGGCCGTCGCTCTCGGCGGCGACGGCCCGCCTCGATCCGGCGCTCGCCGTGCTCCACCTGCCGGCGCTGCGGCACAACGCGCACGACATGCTGCGGCGGGCGAACCGCAAGCCGATCCGTGTGGCGTCGAAGTCGGTGCGGGTGCGCTCGGTGCTCGACGCCGTGCTCGCGCTCCCCGGGTACGCCGGCGTGCTGGCCTACACCCTCCCCGAAGCCCTCTGGCTCGCCGAGGGCGACGCGGAGCACGCGCCGATCGAGGATGTCGTGGTCGGCTATCCGACCGCCGATCGCGCGGCGATCGCCCGGCTCGCGCAGTCGCCCGAGCTCGCGGCGCGCGTCACCCTCATGGTCGACTCCGTCGCCCACCTCGATCTCATCGACTCCGTCGTCCCGCCCGCCGAGCGCGAGACCATCCGGCTCTGCCTCGAGCTCGACTCGTCGTGGGATGCGCCGGTGCTCGGGCACATCGGCGTGTACCGCTCGCCGCTCCACAGCGTGGAGCAGGTGCGCACGGTCGCGGAGGCGATCGTCCGGCGCCCCGGCTTCGCGCTGGTCGGGATGATGGGCTACGAGGCGCAGATCGCGGGGCAGGGCGACAACCCCGCCGGGCGTCCGGCCTGGGGGGCGACGCTGCGCTGGATGCAGAGGAACTCGCAGGACGAGCTGCTCGCCCGTCGCGGCGAGGCCGTCGCCGCGGTTCGCGGACTCGCCGAGCTGGAGTTCGTGAACGGCGGCGGGACCGGCTCGCTGGAGTTCACCTCCCGGGACGACGCGGTCACCGAGATCGCGGCAGGCAGCGGTCTGTTCGGCGGGCACCTGTTCGACACCTACACGGGCTTCCGGCCGGCGCCCGCCGCCGCCTTCGCCCTCGCGGTCGTGCGGCGACCCGGCCCCGAGATCGCCACCCTGCTCGGCGGCGGCTGGATCGCCTCCGGCCCTCCCGGGGCCGACCGGATGCCGAAGGTGGTCTGGCCCACCGGGCTCTCGATGGTCGACCGGGAGATGGCGGGCGAGGTGCAGACGCCCCTCACCGGTGCCGCGGCCGGCGTGCTGCGCATCGGAGACCGCGTCTGGCTGCGGCACACCAAGTCGGGCGAGTTGAGTGAGCATGTCGACGTGTTCCATCTGGTCGACACCGTGGACGGTCGCGCCGCCGTCGTCGGGGAGACGCCGAGCTACCGCGGCGAGGGGAAGGTCTTCCTGTGA
- a CDS encoding MFS transporter — MTETSTPAVFAEPARRVPGRWIAFFAIAWLGVWMAQLAPIQKLLPDQVQNQLNTTYWVDNVVVFGVISGISGVCAIIAYPLTGALSDRTTSRFGRRRPWIAGGALLFAAALLLLGLQTTIVGIGVFWSLALTGFCVLTAALTATISDQVPVAQRGYVSGWISAPQAIGIILGVSLVTYVFVGAVVGYAAMAVLLLLLVLPFLFLPDAVLPTELRQPMTARGVIEGLWISPREHPDFGWTLLSRILVNFGNAFGTSLLLYFLEFGLKDPDADDDLLILILIYMVFVIVASLVFGRLSDRLGRRKAFVFLSSAIQGVAALLLAFVPELSAAMVAAGLLGLGYGCFLSVDQALATQVLPDPESRGKDLGIMNIATAVPQAMAPLLGAGIVAALGGFMGLFILSGLFAFAGALAVARVKAVR, encoded by the coding sequence ATGACCGAGACCTCCACCCCGGCGGTGTTCGCCGAACCCGCCCGCCGCGTCCCCGGGCGGTGGATCGCGTTCTTCGCCATCGCCTGGCTGGGCGTGTGGATGGCGCAGCTCGCCCCCATCCAGAAGCTCCTGCCCGATCAGGTGCAGAATCAGCTGAACACCACCTACTGGGTCGACAACGTCGTCGTCTTCGGCGTGATCTCCGGCATCTCGGGCGTCTGTGCGATCATCGCGTACCCGCTGACCGGCGCGCTCTCCGATCGCACCACCAGCCGCTTCGGCCGCCGCCGCCCCTGGATCGCGGGCGGCGCCCTGCTGTTCGCCGCGGCGCTGCTGCTGCTCGGCCTGCAGACGACCATCGTGGGCATCGGCGTGTTCTGGTCGCTCGCCCTCACGGGTTTCTGCGTGCTGACCGCGGCGCTCACCGCCACGATCAGCGACCAGGTGCCCGTTGCGCAGCGCGGATACGTGTCGGGGTGGATCAGCGCCCCGCAGGCCATCGGCATCATCCTGGGCGTCTCGCTCGTCACGTACGTCTTCGTCGGCGCCGTCGTCGGCTACGCGGCGATGGCCGTGCTGCTCCTGCTGCTGGTGCTGCCCTTCCTCTTCCTGCCGGACGCCGTGCTGCCCACGGAGCTGCGCCAGCCGATGACGGCGCGCGGCGTCATCGAGGGACTCTGGATCAGCCCGCGCGAGCATCCCGACTTCGGCTGGACACTGCTGAGCCGCATCCTGGTCAACTTCGGCAACGCGTTCGGCACGTCGCTCCTGCTCTACTTCCTGGAGTTCGGGCTGAAGGATCCGGACGCAGACGACGACCTGCTGATCCTGATCCTCATCTACATGGTCTTCGTGATCGTCGCCTCCCTGGTGTTCGGGCGGCTCTCGGACAGGCTCGGCCGGCGCAAGGCCTTCGTCTTCCTGTCGTCGGCCATCCAGGGCGTCGCGGCCCTGCTGCTCGCCTTCGTCCCCGAGCTGTCGGCGGCCATGGTCGCCGCCGGGCTCCTCGGTCTCGGCTACGGCTGCTTCCTCTCCGTCGACCAGGCCCTCGCCACCCAGGTGCTCCCCGACCCGGAGAGCCGCGGCAAGGACCTCGGCATCATGAACATCGCCACGGCCGTGCCGCAGGCGATGGCACCGCTGCTGGGCGCCGGCATCGTCGCCGCGCTCGGCGGGTTCATGGGCCTCTTCATCCTCTCCGGATTGTTCGCGTTCGCGGGTGCTCTCGCGGTCGCCCGAGTGAAAGCCGTGCGCTGA